A window from Chitinophaga filiformis encodes these proteins:
- a CDS encoding ABC transporter ATP-binding protein encodes MTSILVQDLHKTYQGALEPSLKGLSFSFPKGAIVGLLGPNGAGKTTTISILCGLIKADAGQVQIFDLPQNAMNREAIKGLIGIVPQQIALFPHLTAVENLEYFGNLYGLKGKSLRNRIDDYLQVFGLEKNGHKQVRHFSGGMKRRTNIIAAILHQPQLLVLDEPTAGVDVQSRSMILQFLRDYNRQGVSIVYTSHLLDEAQTICQEVAIIDEGKAVVQGSTTELIAKHPECRNLEDVFLHYTGHALRD; translated from the coding sequence ATGACCAGCATTCTGGTGCAGGATCTGCACAAAACATATCAGGGAGCGCTGGAACCATCATTGAAAGGCCTGAGCTTTAGTTTTCCGAAAGGGGCCATTGTGGGCCTGTTAGGACCTAACGGTGCTGGAAAGACCACTACTATTTCTATCCTCTGTGGTTTGATAAAAGCAGATGCCGGGCAGGTACAGATCTTCGATCTGCCTCAGAATGCCATGAACCGGGAGGCCATTAAAGGGCTGATCGGTATTGTGCCCCAGCAGATCGCATTATTCCCCCATCTTACTGCGGTTGAAAACCTGGAATATTTCGGTAACCTGTACGGACTGAAAGGGAAATCCCTGCGCAACCGTATTGATGATTATCTCCAGGTATTCGGGCTGGAAAAGAACGGCCATAAACAGGTGAGGCATTTTTCGGGCGGAATGAAACGCCGTACCAATATCATTGCAGCTATCTTACACCAGCCGCAGCTGCTGGTGCTGGACGAACCTACAGCTGGTGTGGATGTGCAGTCGCGCAGTATGATACTGCAGTTCCTCCGTGATTATAACCGGCAGGGAGTAAGCATCGTATATACTTCGCACCTGCTGGATGAAGCACAGACCATCTGCCAGGAGGTAGCCATTATTGATGAAGGCAAAGCAGTTGTTCAGGGCAGCACCACTGAGCTGATAGCAAAGCATCCTGAATGCCGCAACCTGGAAGACGTGTTCCTGCATTATACCGGACATGCATTGAGAGACTAA
- a CDS encoding BtrH N-terminal domain-containing protein translates to MDEVLEVMSDIQFSHEQTAHCESGVISNIFRHYGLHISEPMAFGIGAGIFFGHLPFVKVNGVPGTTYRVVPGAIFKRVCKRLGVKMESQTFSSPEKGMAALDRILETGKPVGLLSSVYYLPYFPPAYRFHFNAHNLVAFGKDGDNYRISDPIMETVTQIDPVSLAEARFAKGFPAPKGKMYYPVEVPEKVSLEQPIRDGIKQACSDMLHIPLPFFGVKGIRFLAKRLRYYPEKVGDRKAVLYLGNIIRMQEEIGTGGAGFRFMYAAFLQEAAGILKRSELSEISAELTRIGDTWRNFAFNAGRVCKSRSVNNISYAELSEMLMQCAAEEEVLFRKLSKVKL, encoded by the coding sequence ATGGATGAGGTACTGGAAGTTATGAGTGATATTCAGTTCAGCCACGAGCAAACTGCCCATTGTGAGAGTGGGGTTATTTCAAATATCTTCCGCCATTACGGTTTACATATCAGTGAACCGATGGCGTTTGGTATAGGAGCCGGTATTTTCTTCGGTCATCTGCCTTTTGTAAAGGTGAACGGTGTTCCGGGTACAACTTATCGGGTGGTGCCGGGTGCTATATTCAAGAGAGTATGCAAACGGCTGGGGGTTAAAATGGAATCACAGACATTTTCCAGTCCTGAGAAAGGTATGGCAGCGCTGGACCGTATACTGGAAACAGGCAAGCCTGTAGGATTGCTTTCCAGTGTATATTACCTGCCTTATTTCCCGCCGGCATATCGTTTCCATTTCAATGCGCACAACCTGGTGGCATTCGGTAAGGATGGAGACAACTACCGTATCAGTGATCCGATCATGGAAACTGTTACACAGATAGATCCGGTAAGCCTGGCAGAGGCCCGTTTTGCAAAAGGTTTCCCTGCTCCGAAAGGAAAAATGTATTATCCGGTAGAAGTACCGGAAAAGGTATCGCTGGAGCAACCTATACGTGATGGGATCAAGCAGGCTTGCAGTGATATGTTGCATATCCCCCTGCCTTTTTTTGGTGTGAAAGGGATCCGTTTCCTGGCAAAGCGACTGAGGTATTATCCGGAGAAGGTGGGCGACAGGAAAGCGGTGTTGTACCTGGGTAATATCATCCGTATGCAGGAGGAGATCGGTACCGGTGGTGCAGGTTTCCGTTTTATGTATGCGGCCTTTTTACAGGAAGCGGCAGGTATCCTGAAAAGGAGTGAGCTGTCAGAGATCTCTGCAGAGCTGACCCGTATAGGGGACACCTGGCGTAACTTTGCCTTCAACGCAGGCAGGGTATGCAAGAGCCGGAGTGTGAATAATATCTCTTATGCAGAGCTCAGTGAAATGCTGATGCAATGTGCAGCAGAAGAAGAAGTGCTATTCCGTAAATTGTCGAAAGTAAAATTATAA
- a CDS encoding beta-ketoacyl-ACP synthase III: protein MKEVYITRLSKFLPNEPVGNDEMESILGMVDGKPSRARLRILGNNKIKTRYYSLDKEGKSTHSNAEMTAAAVNNLFDDKFPISKMQLLACGTTSPDQLLPNHAAMVHGLLKCQPVELIAATGACAAGMQAFKYAWMSIKCGNTSNAVSTGSEKFSSWMLAEKFQPETENLKQLEDNPIIAFEKDFLRWMLSDGASAALFQDKPNETGLSLRVDWVEIASYAHELETCMYAGSIKNEDGSTKGWIDMKPEEWAQHSVFSFKQDTRLLGKNIVPSGAKMWKELVERHNIDLDKLDYFLPHLSSEFFRFKIDEEITRLGVPIPQEKWFTNLTKVGNVGTASPYFMLEELMNNNMLKKGQTIVMMVPESARFSYAYAHLTVV, encoded by the coding sequence ATGAAGGAAGTTTATATTACAAGGCTATCTAAATTTTTGCCAAATGAGCCTGTAGGGAATGATGAAATGGAAAGCATTTTGGGCATGGTGGATGGAAAACCTTCCCGCGCCCGGCTGAGAATTCTGGGAAATAATAAGATCAAAACACGTTATTATTCACTGGATAAGGAAGGTAAATCGACTCATTCGAACGCTGAAATGACAGCCGCGGCTGTAAACAATCTGTTTGATGATAAATTCCCTATCAGTAAAATGCAATTGCTGGCATGTGGTACAACTTCACCCGATCAGCTGTTGCCTAACCATGCCGCCATGGTGCATGGATTGCTGAAATGCCAGCCGGTAGAGTTAATAGCCGCCACAGGCGCCTGTGCAGCAGGCATGCAGGCATTTAAATATGCCTGGATGTCCATCAAATGCGGTAACACCAGCAATGCGGTAAGTACCGGCTCCGAGAAATTCTCCAGCTGGATGCTGGCAGAGAAGTTCCAGCCTGAAACTGAGAACCTGAAACAACTGGAAGATAATCCGATCATCGCTTTTGAAAAGGACTTCCTCCGCTGGATGCTTTCCGATGGCGCCAGTGCAGCCCTGTTCCAGGATAAGCCTAATGAAACCGGTCTTTCCCTGCGTGTAGACTGGGTGGAAATAGCCTCTTACGCGCATGAACTGGAAACCTGTATGTATGCAGGTTCCATCAAAAACGAAGACGGTTCCACCAAAGGCTGGATCGATATGAAACCGGAAGAGTGGGCGCAGCATAGCGTATTCTCCTTTAAACAGGATACCCGCCTGCTGGGAAAGAACATTGTTCCGTCCGGCGCAAAAATGTGGAAAGAGCTGGTAGAGCGGCATAATATCGACCTCGATAAGCTGGATTATTTCCTGCCACACCTATCTTCTGAGTTCTTCCGTTTTAAAATAGATGAAGAGATCACCCGCCTGGGAGTGCCTATTCCACAGGAAAAATGGTTTACCAACCTGACGAAAGTGGGTAACGTGGGTACTGCGTCTCCTTATTTCATGCTGGAAGAGCTGATGAATAATAATATGCTGAAAAAAGGACAGACCATTGTAATGATGGTGCCTGAAAGCGCAAGATTCTCATATGCCTACGCACATCTTACAGTGGTATAA
- a CDS encoding class I SAM-dependent methyltransferase, with protein MEKPAMSAGDVASQLRRPEGENGIKVGFAMNKSNAALYDMVLNCLGIKPGDRILEIGFGNGHFIPALFEREATIRYTGLDMSETMVAEATRENQARISEGSVQLYLGRTEEMSFAAGTFTKVFAVNVLYFWDEPAVALKSIHRVLATGGELVLGIRSRDTMQQLPFSAHGFTLYNEEDAKALLEANGFRDVAVHTAMETPRMSADGSTMVEFENICLRGIKF; from the coding sequence ATGGAGAAGCCAGCAATGAGCGCCGGGGACGTGGCCAGCCAGTTACGCAGGCCGGAAGGAGAAAATGGGATAAAGGTGGGCTTTGCAATGAACAAGTCGAATGCAGCGCTTTATGATATGGTGCTCAATTGCCTGGGAATAAAACCAGGGGACCGGATACTGGAAATAGGCTTTGGGAATGGTCATTTCATTCCTGCACTCTTTGAAAGAGAAGCCACGATCCGGTACACCGGCCTCGATATGTCTGAGACAATGGTGGCAGAAGCCACCCGGGAAAATCAGGCCCGTATTTCGGAGGGCAGCGTGCAGCTTTACCTGGGCAGAACAGAGGAAATGTCATTTGCAGCAGGGACCTTTACGAAGGTATTTGCTGTGAATGTGCTGTATTTCTGGGACGAACCTGCAGTGGCCCTTAAATCCATACACCGTGTATTAGCTACCGGTGGAGAGCTGGTATTGGGCATCCGTTCCCGTGATACCATGCAGCAATTACCTTTCAGCGCCCATGGTTTTACCTTGTATAACGAAGAAGATGCCAAAGCGTTGCTGGAAGCAAACGGATTCAGGGATGTTGCCGTGCATACTGCGATGGAAACGCCCAGAATGTCGGCTGACGGCAGTACGATGGTGGAATTTGAGAACATTTGTTTACGCGGAATAAAATTTTAA
- a CDS encoding head GIN domain-containing protein codes for MKKIICFSAIALLLVSQYSCDGQRINGSGNVTTETRSVGDYEKVVLKGSMDIEFTQGPAQPAVIEAEDNIIQYVRLELHGNELVVDLKDHVSVKTHKGIKIKLTAPDVNYLSLAGSGNIHITNTLENHDGVRLKLSGSGNIDGAVNSPEVEASSAGSGNIKLSGETKDLEISLAGSGNFEGGDLHSENAEISIAGSGNVDVHASVKLEAKIAGSGDVRYKGNPEVSSKVAGSGSVRKS; via the coding sequence ATGAAGAAGATCATTTGTTTTTCTGCTATTGCTCTATTGCTTGTAAGCCAATACAGTTGCGACGGTCAGCGTATTAACGGCAGTGGAAACGTGACAACGGAAACCCGTTCTGTGGGCGACTATGAAAAAGTAGTACTGAAAGGATCGATGGATATCGAATTCACGCAGGGCCCCGCCCAGCCGGCAGTGATAGAGGCCGAAGACAACATAATTCAATATGTGCGGCTTGAACTGCATGGAAATGAGCTGGTAGTGGACCTGAAGGACCATGTCTCCGTAAAAACCCATAAAGGCATCAAGATAAAATTGACTGCTCCTGACGTAAATTATCTGTCGCTCGCCGGCTCGGGTAACATACACATTACCAATACACTGGAAAACCATGATGGGGTACGTTTGAAACTATCCGGCAGCGGTAATATCGACGGCGCGGTGAACAGCCCCGAAGTAGAGGCATCTTCAGCCGGTTCCGGCAACATTAAACTGAGCGGCGAAACGAAAGACCTGGAAATCAGCCTTGCAGGCAGCGGTAATTTCGAGGGCGGCGACCTGCATTCTGAAAATGCTGAAATAAGCATCGCGGGCAGCGGTAATGTAGACGTACATGCCAGCGTGAAGCTGGAAGCGAAGATCGCAGGTTCGGGCGATGTAAGATATAAAGGCAACCCGGAAGTGAGTTCCAAAGTAGCTGGTTCAGGGTCCGTACGGAAGAGCTAG
- the guaA gene encoding glutamine-hydrolyzing GMP synthase has product MTEKILILDFGSQYTQLIARSIRELNIYCEIKPCLQPVQWDDTVKGIILSGSPFSVNDAGAPTVDIAAMAAKVPVLGVCYGAQLTAKVFGGEVAKSSIREYGRAFMEHDNKEEKLLYDISSRSQVWMSHSDTIVRMPEGFEIIAHTDNIPVAAFKSETVAKHPILGLQFHPEVTHSLEGKQLLRNFLVHVCGCKQDWTPAAFVQETVDKIKAQVGDKKVIMALSGGVDSTVAAELIHKAIGSNLYCIFVDNGLLRKNEFETVLDSYKHMGLNVKGVNAKDLFYGELKGVSDPEKKRKIIGRLFIEVFQQEANQLKDISFLGQGTIYPDVIESVSVNGPSVTIKSHHNVGGLPEKMNMGLVEPLRFLFKDEVRRVGREIGISDIFLGRHPFPGPGLAIRILGEITPEKVAMLQEADAVYIDGLREAELYDKVWQAGTILLPVQSVGVMGDERTYEFTVALRAVTSVDGMTADWAHLPYEFLAKMSNDIINKVKGINRVVYDISSKPPATIEWE; this is encoded by the coding sequence ATGACAGAAAAGATACTTATACTAGACTTTGGCTCTCAATATACGCAGCTGATCGCGCGCAGTATCAGGGAGTTGAATATTTATTGCGAAATCAAGCCTTGTCTTCAGCCGGTACAATGGGATGATACAGTTAAAGGCATTATTCTCTCCGGTAGTCCGTTCTCAGTGAACGATGCCGGTGCACCTACCGTTGACATTGCTGCCATGGCGGCAAAAGTTCCTGTACTGGGTGTCTGCTATGGCGCGCAGCTTACAGCAAAGGTATTTGGTGGCGAAGTAGCCAAAAGCTCCATCCGCGAATATGGCCGCGCGTTTATGGAACATGATAACAAGGAAGAAAAGCTCCTGTATGATATCTCTTCCCGCAGCCAGGTATGGATGAGCCACTCAGACACTATCGTGCGTATGCCCGAAGGATTTGAGATCATCGCCCATACCGACAACATCCCGGTAGCGGCCTTCAAATCTGAGACCGTGGCCAAACACCCTATCCTGGGCCTGCAGTTCCACCCGGAAGTGACCCACTCCCTGGAAGGTAAACAGCTGCTCCGCAACTTCCTGGTGCACGTCTGCGGATGTAAACAGGACTGGACACCTGCAGCTTTTGTTCAGGAAACAGTTGATAAGATCAAGGCGCAGGTAGGCGACAAAAAAGTAATAATGGCGCTCAGCGGCGGCGTAGACTCTACCGTGGCAGCCGAACTGATACACAAAGCGATAGGAAGCAACCTGTATTGCATATTCGTGGATAACGGCCTGCTCCGTAAGAACGAATTTGAAACTGTACTGGATTCCTATAAACACATGGGCCTGAACGTAAAGGGCGTAAATGCCAAAGATCTCTTCTACGGAGAACTGAAAGGTGTAAGCGATCCTGAGAAAAAACGTAAGATCATCGGCCGTCTGTTCATTGAAGTATTCCAGCAGGAAGCAAACCAGCTGAAAGATATATCCTTCCTGGGTCAGGGTACTATTTACCCGGATGTGATAGAATCCGTTTCTGTAAACGGACCTTCTGTTACTATCAAATCCCATCACAACGTGGGCGGTCTGCCGGAAAAGATGAACATGGGACTGGTAGAGCCACTGCGTTTCCTTTTCAAAGACGAGGTAAGGCGCGTAGGCCGTGAAATAGGCATCAGCGACATCTTCCTGGGCCGTCATCCTTTCCCTGGTCCGGGTCTCGCTATCCGTATCCTGGGTGAGATCACCCCTGAGAAAGTAGCTATGCTGCAGGAAGCAGACGCGGTATATATCGACGGGCTCCGTGAAGCAGAACTGTACGATAAAGTATGGCAGGCAGGTACCATCCTGCTGCCGGTACAAAGCGTAGGGGTAATGGGAGACGAAAGGACCTATGAATTCACCGTAGCTCTCCGGGCAGTAACCTCTGTTGACGGTATGACCGCCGACTGGGCACACCTGCCATATGAATTCCTGGCAAAGATGTCTAACGACATTATCAATAAAGTGAAAGGTATTAATCGAGTGGTATACGACATCAGCTCCAAACCACCGGCTACTATCGAATGGGAATAA
- a CDS encoding ABC transporter substrate-binding protein, with the protein MSKSKICSLMVTACALTILLSACSLFKSSSSSTPTAPPTTVTKPKEDEKKKDEKKNDEKAAPFNVPAFAREVKKSSYNIALFAPLYLDSVFTNGTELSGRTLPRYVLPGLDFYEGAQLALDSLQQQGVKLNVHVYDSKSRANSVDNLIRNKSLDSVDLIIAAVSSPEIQELSNVARQREVNLVSATYPNDGGITANPFLLITNSMLRTHGEALQRYLQEAFATKNILLFHRNSAFEKRLAADFKADYEKMQNPKKSHIREVIWSDAMTDGELSQFLLADRPNLCIITALDEANAKAILRKLSVQTGTYPIQVYGMPTWDIMKFKEPEFKDMQIYYTSPYFNDKTNAYSRYITDYFKRIYKSRPSDMAFKGFELTWYFVKQLSDKGVYFNGSLNDPSKKVFNNLNYQPVYLKDGATMPDYFENKNINIIQKNDSSDVRMNFQ; encoded by the coding sequence ATGAGTAAATCCAAAATATGCAGTCTGATGGTCACTGCCTGTGCACTGACCATTCTGCTGTCTGCCTGTTCGCTGTTCAAAAGCAGTAGCAGCAGCACCCCCACTGCTCCGCCAACAACTGTCACAAAACCTAAAGAGGACGAAAAGAAAAAGGATGAGAAAAAGAATGATGAAAAAGCAGCCCCTTTCAACGTACCGGCATTTGCCCGTGAAGTGAAAAAAAGCTCCTACAACATTGCACTCTTTGCTCCCCTGTATCTTGACTCCGTTTTCACAAATGGTACAGAACTTTCCGGTCGCACGTTGCCCCGTTATGTATTACCCGGCCTTGATTTTTACGAAGGCGCCCAGCTGGCGCTCGACAGCCTGCAACAGCAGGGTGTAAAGCTCAATGTACACGTATATGACAGCAAATCCAGGGCTAACAGTGTCGATAACCTGATAAGAAATAAATCGCTGGACAGCGTTGACCTCATTATTGCAGCGGTAAGCTCTCCCGAGATCCAGGAGCTCAGCAACGTAGCCCGTCAGAGAGAAGTGAACCTGGTGTCTGCCACTTATCCCAATGATGGCGGCATCACCGCCAATCCCTTCCTGCTGATCACCAACAGCATGCTCCGGACACATGGAGAAGCCCTTCAGCGTTACCTGCAGGAAGCATTTGCTACTAAGAACATCCTGCTGTTCCATCGTAACAGCGCCTTCGAAAAACGCCTTGCCGCCGATTTCAAGGCCGATTATGAGAAAATGCAAAATCCTAAAAAATCACACATCCGCGAGGTGATCTGGAGTGATGCCATGACAGACGGAGAATTGTCGCAGTTCCTGCTGGCCGACAGACCGAACCTCTGTATCATTACCGCCCTGGACGAGGCCAATGCAAAGGCCATCCTGCGCAAACTCAGCGTACAGACAGGTACTTATCCTATCCAGGTATACGGTATGCCTACCTGGGATATCATGAAGTTCAAAGAACCTGAGTTCAAGGATATGCAGATTTACTATACGTCTCCTTACTTCAACGATAAGACCAACGCTTACAGCCGTTATATCACCGATTATTTCAAGCGCATCTACAAATCCCGTCCGTCTGATATGGCCTTCAAAGGATTTGAGCTGACCTGGTATTTCGTAAAACAGCTGAGCGATAAAGGGGTTTACTTCAATGGTAGCCTGAACGATCCTTCTAAAAAAGTGTTCAACAATCTTAATTATCAGCCGGTATATCTGAAAGATGGTGCTACTATGCCTGATTATTTTGAAAATAAGAACATCAACATCATACAAAAGAACGATAGCAGCGATGTAAGGATGAATTTCCAGTAA
- a CDS encoding ligase-associated DNA damage response exonuclease has protein sequence MQVLQFTDKGIYCPAGDFYIDPWQPVERAVITHAHSDHARYGNRHYLCHHDSVPLLQLRLGQDISVQGVAFGENIRYNGVTISLHPAGHIIGSAQVRVQQENEVWVVSGDYKVENDGISGQFEPVRCNTFITECTFGLPIYNWQPQGVIFSNIRQWIQDNQAAGKNSVLLGYSLGKAQRLLYHLRDATPQIWAHGAIYIPHQLLREKGWDLPEIQRITPETPASVYKNNLIIGPPSAADSSWMRRFNPYALGVCSGWMQVRGHMRRRNADAGFALSDHADWTGLLQAVKATGAEKVYTTHGFSSAFARYLTENGIPAQEVKTEYGDMDEEAGMPETIANDQ, from the coding sequence ATGCAGGTATTACAGTTTACGGACAAGGGTATTTACTGCCCGGCAGGAGATTTTTACATTGATCCCTGGCAACCTGTGGAACGGGCTGTTATTACCCACGCCCATTCCGACCACGCCAGGTATGGTAATAGACACTATCTCTGCCATCATGATAGCGTTCCTCTTTTGCAGTTGAGGCTCGGGCAGGATATCAGCGTGCAGGGCGTCGCCTTCGGCGAAAATATCCGTTATAACGGCGTCACAATTTCCCTGCATCCTGCAGGGCACATTATCGGGTCAGCACAGGTGCGGGTACAGCAGGAAAACGAGGTATGGGTGGTGAGCGGCGACTATAAAGTGGAAAACGACGGCATATCGGGGCAGTTTGAGCCGGTTCGCTGTAATACATTCATTACAGAATGCACCTTTGGACTTCCCATCTACAACTGGCAGCCACAGGGCGTCATCTTCAGTAACATCCGGCAGTGGATACAGGACAACCAGGCGGCGGGCAAGAACAGCGTGTTGCTGGGTTACAGCCTGGGAAAGGCCCAGCGGCTGTTGTACCATCTCCGTGACGCCACCCCACAGATCTGGGCGCATGGGGCCATCTATATTCCTCATCAGTTACTGAGAGAAAAAGGCTGGGACCTGCCGGAAATCCAGCGTATCACACCGGAAACACCGGCATCTGTCTATAAGAACAATCTTATTATCGGCCCTCCTTCTGCAGCAGACAGCTCGTGGATGCGCCGGTTCAATCCATACGCCCTTGGCGTGTGCAGCGGGTGGATGCAGGTACGGGGCCATATGCGCCGTCGTAACGCCGATGCCGGTTTTGCCTTGTCAGACCATGCCGACTGGACAGGCCTGCTACAGGCCGTGAAAGCCACCGGCGCTGAGAAGGTATATACAACCCATGGCTTCAGCAGTGCCTTTGCCCGTTACCTGACAGAAAACGGGATACCTGCACAGGAAGTGAAAACAGAATATGGTGATATGGATGAAGAGGCAGGAATGCCCGAAACCATCGCTAACGATCAATAA
- a CDS encoding ATP-dependent DNA ligase: MKEFAALIRILSNSTKTNEKLDALSRYLAAADAPDRLWVLALFTGRRPKRTVNATQLSTWCLQMTGLPAWLYEECYHTVGDLAETIALLLPPGKSLSAHPLHYWVEQLIQLEKADESTKQTFILRAWEELDTSERFVFNKLITGGFRIGVSQQTMVNALANTYNIPAATISHMISGNWDPQQTTIEALLSENITEADASKPFPFYLAYALEADPAELGAPEQWQAEWKWDGIRGQIIKRNGQLFVWSRGEELITDKFPEYQPLLELLPEGTVLDGEILTFANGAPLPFQTLQTRIGRKNVTRKQLQEAPVAFLSYDLLEWEGQDIRTTALQERRILLEQVVEQINHPTLRLSPAITFHDWDELASFRLQAREKGSEGLMLKKLDSMYQVGRKRGDWWKWKIDPLTVDAVMIYAQKGHGRRSNLYTDYTFAVRDGDQLVSFAKAYSGLTDKEINEVDNWVKKNSLEKFGPVRTVKPELVFEIGFEGIAASNRHKSGVALRFPRILRWRKDKPPAEINTLEDLQQLLRTHK, encoded by the coding sequence ATGAAAGAATTTGCCGCACTGATAAGAATATTGAGCAACAGTACCAAGACCAATGAGAAACTGGATGCGCTAAGCCGGTACCTGGCTGCTGCAGATGCTCCTGACCGCCTCTGGGTGCTGGCATTGTTCACCGGCAGGCGGCCCAAACGTACCGTCAACGCTACCCAGCTTAGCACCTGGTGCCTGCAGATGACGGGTTTACCCGCCTGGTTATATGAAGAGTGTTATCATACCGTGGGGGACCTTGCTGAAACGATCGCCCTCCTGTTGCCGCCAGGTAAAAGCCTCTCTGCCCATCCTTTGCATTACTGGGTAGAACAGCTCATACAACTTGAAAAAGCGGACGAAAGCACCAAACAGACCTTCATCCTCAGGGCATGGGAAGAACTCGATACCAGTGAAAGATTTGTGTTCAATAAACTGATCACCGGTGGCTTCCGCATTGGCGTGTCGCAGCAAACGATGGTGAATGCCCTGGCAAATACCTACAACATTCCCGCTGCTACTATCTCACATATGATCAGTGGGAACTGGGACCCGCAGCAGACCACCATCGAGGCCCTGCTCAGTGAAAACATTACAGAAGCTGATGCTTCCAAGCCCTTCCCTTTTTACCTGGCTTATGCCCTGGAAGCCGATCCGGCAGAACTGGGCGCGCCCGAACAATGGCAGGCGGAATGGAAATGGGACGGCATCCGCGGACAGATCATCAAACGCAACGGACAATTGTTCGTATGGTCCCGCGGCGAAGAGCTCATCACCGACAAGTTCCCCGAATACCAGCCCTTGCTGGAGCTGCTTCCCGAAGGCACCGTGCTGGATGGGGAGATCCTCACATTTGCGAACGGCGCCCCCCTGCCTTTTCAGACATTGCAGACCCGCATAGGGCGGAAGAACGTGACCCGCAAACAACTACAGGAAGCTCCTGTGGCTTTTCTCAGCTATGACCTGCTGGAATGGGAAGGACAGGATATACGTACAACCGCATTGCAGGAACGCCGGATACTTTTGGAACAGGTGGTGGAACAGATCAATCACCCTACCCTTCGCCTTTCGCCCGCTATTACCTTCCACGATTGGGATGAACTGGCCAGTTTCAGGTTGCAGGCCAGGGAAAAAGGCAGCGAGGGCCTGATGCTGAAGAAACTGGATTCCATGTACCAGGTAGGCCGCAAACGGGGCGACTGGTGGAAATGGAAGATAGATCCGCTCACGGTAGATGCAGTAATGATCTATGCACAGAAAGGACATGGCCGCCGCTCTAATCTGTATACCGACTACACTTTCGCCGTCAGGGATGGCGATCAGCTGGTGTCTTTTGCCAAAGCTTATTCCGGCCTGACAGACAAAGAGATCAATGAAGTGGACAACTGGGTCAAAAAGAACTCGTTAGAAAAATTTGGCCCGGTAAGGACCGTGAAACCGGAACTGGTGTTTGAGATCGGCTTTGAAGGAATTGCCGCCTCCAACAGGCATAAGTCGGGCGTGGCACTACGCTTCCCCCGTATACTTCGCTGGCGGAAAGACAAACCACCTGCAGAGATCAATACCCTGGAGGATTTACAGCAGCTACTACGAACACATAAATAA
- a CDS encoding Lrp/AsnC family transcriptional regulator — translation MNNLGNNKKDNATENIALDEKDIAILQLLEEDAKMTIRDLAAKLNLSATPVYERIRKMEQAGVIRQYAAIVDPSKIDKALTVLCYISLKEHGKKAGSKFIKEITSFPEVMECLNISGQFDFMLKVQVKDMLAYHEFNVNKLGELDNIRHMESVFVMSVIKATHRVVY, via the coding sequence ATGAATAACCTGGGAAATAACAAAAAAGATAACGCAACTGAAAATATTGCGCTGGATGAAAAGGATATTGCTATCCTCCAGTTGCTGGAGGAAGATGCCAAGATGACCATCCGTGATCTGGCAGCAAAACTGAACCTGAGCGCAACTCCCGTTTATGAACGTATCCGTAAAATGGAACAGGCAGGCGTTATCAGGCAGTATGCTGCCATTGTTGATCCCAGTAAGATTGATAAAGCCCTTACCGTACTATGCTATATCTCCCTGAAAGAGCATGGTAAAAAAGCAGGTAGTAAATTTATCAAAGAGATCACCTCTTTCCCTGAAGTGATGGAATGTCTCAACATTTCAGGCCAGTTTGATTTCATGCTGAAAGTGCAGGTAAAAGACATGCTTGCCTATCATGAATTCAATGTAAACAAACTGGGCGAGCTGGATAATATCCGTCACATGGAAAGTGTGTTCGTGATGTCAGTGATCAAAGCTACACACAGGGTGGTATATTAA